In Spirosoma aureum, a single genomic region encodes these proteins:
- the ilvN gene encoding acetolactate synthase small subunit: MTTYTICIFTENTIGLLNRITIIFTRRRINIESLTVSETERKGVSRFTIVIKHESREEVEKLVRQIRKIVEVMAVFGYLNEEIVYNEIALFKVSTPLGSKPLDVETINQQYKAWVVYWGLDYVVIEKTGNDTEIFEFFGYIKQYDILEFVRSGRVAVGKTEKGLVEYLPESEWAYYL; the protein is encoded by the coding sequence ATGACGACTTACACCATTTGCATATTCACTGAAAATACGATCGGATTGCTGAACCGCATCACGATTATTTTCACGCGCCGACGCATCAACATCGAGAGTCTGACGGTTTCAGAAACTGAACGTAAGGGCGTTTCCCGGTTTACGATTGTGATCAAACACGAATCGCGTGAAGAAGTGGAAAAACTCGTTCGCCAGATTCGCAAGATCGTGGAAGTGATGGCAGTTTTCGGCTATCTCAACGAGGAAATCGTGTATAACGAAATTGCGCTGTTCAAGGTATCGACACCATTAGGCAGCAAACCCCTGGACGTTGAGACTATTAATCAGCAGTACAAAGCCTGGGTGGTTTACTGGGGGCTCGACTATGTTGTCATCGAGAAAACTGGTAATGACACTGAGATTTTTGAGTTTTTTGGGTACATCAAACAATACGATATTCTCGAATTTGTTCGCTCGGGCCGGGTAGCGGTGGGCAAAACGGAGAAAGGGCTGGTCGAGTATCTACCCGAATCCGAATGGGCTTACTATCTGTAG
- the ilvB gene encoding biosynthetic-type acetolactate synthase large subunit, producing MEAIASIAPEVIETTPSVSHTVPKLISGSEALMMGLVAEGVDTIFGYPGGAIMPVYDALYDYQDRINHILVRHEQGAGHAAQGYARMQSRAGVCLVTSGPGATNLVTAIADALIDSTPMVCIVGQVAKRLLGTDAFQEADVMGVTMPITKWNYQITNADEVPEILSKAFYIAQSGRPGPVLIDMTKSAQLELMTKPFVYERCQSIISYRPRRIPKQEQVEAAARLINNAKRPYVLVGHGVQIAKAEDELRLFVEKTGIPVATTLLGQSTISTDHPLYVGWLGMHGNYGPNVMTDQADVIIAIGMRFDDRVTGDASKYIKQAKVVHIEIDPSEIDKIIRADAPVVGDAKEALKALTALVQPNDHTIWRNEFRKYDTIEYEQITLPELTSTEGKIRMAEVIDMLSKKTNGEAVLVTDVGQHQMMASRYYQFRRPNSLVTSGGMGTMGFALPAAFGAQVGAPDRQIVAIIGDGCFQMTLQELGTIVQNKQPVKAIILNNNFLGMVRQWQQLFHERRYSFVELQNPDFITIARGFGMDGQTCEKRESLSDALDTMLNHDGPFLLEVIVEKEENVFPMVPAGASVAQIRLK from the coding sequence ATGGAAGCAATCGCCAGCATCGCACCAGAAGTTATCGAAACAACACCGTCGGTTTCACATACGGTACCGAAATTAATTTCAGGCTCGGAAGCACTCATGATGGGTTTGGTAGCCGAAGGAGTCGATACCATTTTTGGTTACCCTGGTGGTGCCATCATGCCCGTCTATGATGCCCTGTATGATTATCAGGACCGCATCAACCACATTCTGGTTCGCCACGAACAGGGAGCTGGTCATGCGGCACAGGGTTACGCCCGGATGCAGAGCCGGGCGGGTGTTTGCCTCGTCACGTCAGGACCAGGAGCCACGAATCTGGTTACAGCCATTGCCGATGCCCTGATCGATTCGACGCCAATGGTTTGCATTGTCGGTCAGGTCGCCAAGCGGCTTCTTGGAACCGATGCTTTCCAGGAAGCTGATGTGATGGGTGTAACCATGCCGATCACAAAATGGAATTACCAGATAACCAATGCCGATGAGGTGCCGGAAATTCTGTCGAAGGCGTTTTACATCGCTCAGTCGGGTCGGCCGGGGCCGGTGTTAATCGACATGACGAAAAGTGCCCAGTTGGAGTTGATGACCAAGCCGTTTGTTTACGAACGGTGCCAGAGTATCATCAGCTACCGTCCACGTCGGATACCAAAGCAGGAACAGGTCGAGGCAGCCGCTCGTTTAATAAACAACGCCAAGCGCCCTTATGTGCTTGTTGGCCACGGTGTGCAAATCGCCAAAGCTGAAGATGAACTACGATTATTCGTCGAAAAAACGGGCATTCCTGTTGCAACTACGTTACTTGGCCAGTCAACCATTTCAACCGATCACCCGCTTTATGTAGGCTGGTTAGGGATGCACGGCAATTACGGTCCTAACGTAATGACCGATCAGGCCGATGTGATTATTGCCATTGGTATGCGGTTTGACGATCGCGTAACTGGTGATGCCAGCAAATATATCAAACAGGCAAAAGTCGTTCATATTGAGATCGATCCGTCTGAAATTGATAAGATCATTCGGGCCGATGCCCCGGTTGTTGGCGATGCGAAAGAGGCACTTAAAGCCTTGACCGCCCTCGTTCAACCTAACGATCATACAATCTGGCGTAATGAGTTTCGTAAATATGATACGATCGAGTATGAGCAAATTACACTGCCGGAATTAACCAGTACAGAAGGTAAAATCCGGATGGCCGAAGTGATTGACATGCTCTCGAAGAAGACGAACGGCGAAGCTGTTTTAGTTACCGACGTAGGGCAGCATCAGATGATGGCATCCCGCTATTATCAGTTCCGTCGGCCAAATAGCTTAGTCACATCGGGGGGCATGGGTACAATGGGATTTGCTCTGCCAGCCGCTTTCGGTGCGCAGGTTGGAGCACCTGATCGCCAGATTGTAGCGATTATCGGCGACGGCTGTTTCCAGATGACCTTGCAGGAGCTTGGCACCATTGTTCAGAATAAACAACCCGTTAAAGCGATTATCCTGAATAATAATTTTCTGGGCATGGTCCGTCAGTGGCAACAGTTGTTCCATGAGCGTCGGTATTCGTTCGTTGAACTGCAAAACCCTGATTTCATCACCATCGCCAGAGGTTTCGGTATGGATGGCCAGACCTGTGAGAAACGGGAAAGCCTGTCGGATGCCCTTGATACCATGCTCAATCACGATGGGCCGTTTCTGCTCGAAGTAATTGTTGAGAAAGAGGAAAACGTGTTCCCGATGGTTCCCGCCGGAGCCAGCGTTGCGCAGATTCGACTAAAATAA
- the ilvD gene encoding dihydroxy-acid dehydratase, whose protein sequence is MIAEPQTAELNRFSRTLTQEISNPAAKAMLYGVGLTEDDMQKPQIGIASTGYEGNTCNMHLNGLSVYVKQGIQANGLVGLIFNTIGVSDGMTNGNDGMRYSLPSRDLIADSIESVVAAQWYDGVVTVVGCDKNMPGAIMAMARLDRPSIMVYGGTIRSGHYKGQKLDIVSAFEALGKRYAGNISDEDYEGVIKNSIPGAGACGGMYTANTMASSIEAMGLSLPFSSSYPATHEGKQEECKKIGAAMRILLERGITPKEIINRKSLENALTVVMALGGSTNAVLHYLAISRAAGIQLTLDEIQAISDRVPFLADLKPSGKYYMEDMLAIGGVPAVMKYLYQNGLIHGDCLTVTGKTIAENLEEIPTLDFDTQTIVRPLSNPIKKTGHIQILRGNLAPTGSVAKITGKEGLKFDGTAKVCEHEGEVIDALQKGEILPGQVIVIRNAGPKGGPGMSEMLKPTSAIMGAGLGDKVALITDGRFSGGTHGFVVGHVTPEAYEGGPIALVKDGDRITIDAVSRQLTLHISDDEFADRRSRWTQPAPPFTKGVLGKYIRSVKSASEGCVTDED, encoded by the coding sequence ATGATCGCCGAACCACAAACCGCCGAATTAAATCGTTTTAGTCGTACCCTTACGCAGGAAATCAGTAATCCAGCCGCCAAAGCCATGCTCTATGGCGTAGGCCTTACTGAAGACGACATGCAGAAACCCCAGATTGGCATCGCCAGTACGGGTTATGAAGGCAACACCTGCAACATGCATCTCAATGGCCTCTCCGTTTACGTGAAACAAGGCATTCAGGCAAACGGACTCGTGGGGCTGATTTTTAACACGATTGGCGTATCTGATGGCATGACCAACGGCAACGATGGCATGCGTTATTCGCTACCAAGCCGTGATCTCATCGCAGATTCTATCGAATCGGTCGTTGCTGCCCAGTGGTACGACGGTGTTGTAACGGTAGTTGGCTGTGATAAAAACATGCCCGGTGCTATTATGGCGATGGCCCGGCTCGACCGGCCAAGTATCATGGTGTACGGCGGTACGATCCGGTCCGGACATTATAAAGGACAAAAATTAGACATCGTTTCGGCTTTTGAAGCCCTGGGCAAACGATATGCCGGTAATATTTCTGACGAAGATTACGAAGGAGTCATTAAAAACTCAATTCCGGGCGCTGGTGCCTGTGGAGGTATGTATACGGCTAATACAATGGCCAGCAGCATTGAAGCCATGGGGTTAAGTCTACCTTTCAGCAGTAGCTACCCTGCCACGCACGAAGGCAAACAGGAAGAGTGTAAAAAAATTGGTGCAGCAATGCGCATTTTGCTGGAGCGTGGTATTACTCCTAAAGAAATTATCAATCGCAAATCACTCGAAAATGCACTGACAGTCGTTATGGCACTTGGTGGTTCAACCAACGCGGTGTTGCATTATCTGGCGATTTCGAGGGCTGCTGGTATCCAGCTCACACTTGATGAGATCCAGGCCATTAGTGACCGGGTACCGTTTCTGGCTGATCTGAAGCCAAGTGGCAAATATTATATGGAAGATATGCTTGCTATTGGCGGTGTTCCGGCTGTTATGAAGTATCTCTATCAGAATGGCCTTATCCACGGCGATTGCCTGACTGTAACGGGCAAAACCATAGCCGAAAATCTGGAAGAGATTCCAACGCTGGATTTTGATACGCAGACAATTGTACGGCCCTTAAGTAATCCGATCAAGAAAACGGGTCATATTCAGATTCTAAGGGGTAACCTTGCTCCTACAGGATCAGTTGCCAAGATTACAGGGAAAGAAGGCCTGAAATTTGATGGTACTGCCAAAGTATGTGAGCATGAAGGCGAAGTGATCGATGCCCTGCAAAAAGGTGAAATTCTGCCCGGTCAGGTCATCGTTATTCGCAATGCCGGCCCTAAAGGTGGTCCTGGTATGAGCGAAATGCTGAAACCAACCTCCGCTATTATGGGCGCTGGCCTCGGCGATAAAGTTGCGCTGATTACTGACGGCCGCTTTTCGGGAGGTACGCATGGCTTTGTGGTGGGTCACGTCACACCTGAAGCCTATGAAGGCGGACCGATTGCCCTCGTTAAAGATGGCGATCGGATCACAATCGACGCAGTCTCCCGCCAGCTTACGTTACACATTTCAGATGATGAATTCGCTGATCGCCGAAGCCGTTGGACACAACCAGCTCCCCCATTCACCAAAGGTGTATTGGGCAAATACATCCGAAGTGTAAAATCAGCCAGTGAAGGCTGCGTAACAGACGAAGATTAA
- a CDS encoding DUF6252 family protein: MKFFLKSLLLVAWGFLMAAGCKPKEDDLPAPTTEGLNTFGCKINGKVWVANGIRNDQGPAAKAIEVEFRQLSATTFYLFIHTNASTKDRVQLTLPKGVIGTNKLANGYNDPFAIYYDNQFRLFNTTESNPGKLVITRLDTVNRIVSGTFEFDGQYIVNKEIVHVTEGRFDINMNNL; encoded by the coding sequence ATGAAATTTTTCCTCAAATCTCTCCTACTGGTTGCCTGGGGATTTTTAATGGCCGCAGGTTGTAAGCCCAAAGAAGACGACTTGCCAGCACCGACCACAGAAGGGCTCAATACATTTGGCTGCAAAATTAATGGTAAGGTTTGGGTAGCCAATGGCATTCGTAACGACCAGGGACCAGCGGCCAAGGCAATCGAAGTAGAATTCAGGCAATTAAGTGCCACCACTTTTTATCTGTTTATTCATACCAATGCCAGCACCAAAGACCGCGTTCAATTAACCCTGCCCAAAGGGGTAATTGGTACAAATAAGTTGGCAAATGGCTATAATGACCCCTTCGCTATATACTACGATAATCAGTTCAGGCTATTTAATACAACAGAGTCAAATCCGGGCAAACTAGTGATCACACGACTGGACACCGTCAATCGGATTGTGTCGGGCACCTTTGAATTTGACGGGCAATATATCGTGAATAAAGAGATCGTGCACGTCACCGAAGGTCGATTCGATATTAATATGAATAATCTGTAA
- a CDS encoding GDSL-type esterase/lipase family protein produces the protein MRKRKVVAILGYSLFMLLYRPHGLAFAQNKLQSVTESLNSPFELKNGDRVVFLGNSLFENDFQYGYIELALTTRWPDRDVTYRNIGWTGDNVFGVARSTITNPPTAYELLMEHLTKAQPTVVLVAYGGIEAQDGEAGLPAFKEGLTKLIDKIDQLGAKAVLLSPIPILSADSAESVAKRNAMLELYAATIAKIASERGKRYVDIFKPIQEVSKKIALTENGIHLNEAGYYNLASILEKGLGLGPRTEPVAIMISKNAAETTNPAKILDPGANATDLKFTIKERYLPLPLPSGESGLPGLGQVVKIPGLKKGFYTLTIDNSEVITASAKQWEKGIEIRQGPSFEQVHELQQMVLKKNDLFFFQYRPPNTTYILGMRSHEQGRHAKGLEEQSLIIKWLEGQIALIRAPKSRVYQLTLLK, from the coding sequence ATGAGAAAGCGTAAGGTAGTAGCCATCCTCGGGTACAGTTTATTCATGCTTCTTTATCGCCCTCACGGATTGGCCTTTGCGCAGAATAAACTCCAGTCTGTGACAGAATCCCTTAATTCGCCTTTTGAGCTTAAGAATGGCGATAGGGTGGTTTTTCTGGGGAATTCTCTGTTCGAAAATGATTTTCAGTACGGTTATATTGAGCTGGCCCTGACTACCCGATGGCCAGACCGGGATGTTACTTACCGGAACATTGGCTGGACTGGCGATAATGTGTTCGGTGTTGCCCGCAGCACGATTACAAATCCGCCTACTGCCTATGAGTTGCTGATGGAACACCTTACAAAAGCACAACCAACAGTTGTTTTGGTCGCGTATGGTGGCATTGAAGCGCAGGACGGTGAGGCTGGTCTTCCCGCTTTTAAAGAAGGACTAACTAAACTGATCGACAAAATTGACCAGCTTGGGGCAAAAGCCGTTTTGCTATCGCCCATTCCAATCCTATCCGCCGACTCGGCTGAAAGCGTGGCGAAACGCAATGCCATGCTGGAACTGTATGCTGCCACTATAGCGAAAATAGCTTCGGAGCGTGGAAAGCGGTACGTCGATATTTTCAAACCGATTCAGGAAGTCAGTAAAAAGATAGCACTTACCGAAAACGGCATTCACCTGAATGAAGCCGGCTACTATAATCTGGCGAGTATTCTCGAAAAAGGACTGGGCTTGGGACCACGAACTGAGCCGGTTGCCATAATGATTTCTAAAAATGCCGCGGAAACTACAAATCCGGCTAAAATTCTGGATCCTGGAGCTAATGCTACCGACCTGAAATTTACGATCAAGGAACGCTACCTTCCACTGCCGCTGCCTTCTGGCGAATCCGGCTTACCGGGTCTTGGACAGGTGGTTAAAATACCGGGACTGAAAAAAGGATTTTATACCCTTACGATCGACAATTCGGAGGTAATAACTGCATCAGCCAAACAATGGGAAAAGGGAATCGAGATCAGACAGGGGCCTTCATTTGAGCAGGTGCACGAATTGCAACAGATGGTTTTGAAAAAGAACGATCTATTTTTCTTTCAGTACCGACCGCCGAATACGACCTATATTCTTGGTATGCGTTCCCATGAGCAAGGCCGGCATGCGAAGGGGTTGGAAGAACAAAGCCTGATCATCAAATGGTTAGAAGGACAGATCGCCTTAATTCGCGCACCTAAGTCAAGAGTTTATCAACTTACCCTTCTGAAGTAA